In one window of Epinephelus fuscoguttatus linkage group LG20, E.fuscoguttatus.final_Chr_v1 DNA:
- the adam11 gene encoding disintegrin and metalloproteinase domain-containing protein 11 isoform X5 has product MLAVRCLLFAAVCARCAVTGLRERVSLEGRLPPAEELVQPKRLLQQIHSEEELIHSRLDTRVKNYTAGAQPVHLAQSSFLVEAFGTSFILDLELNHNLLSTDYVERHYDEKGQLLQNLGGEHCYYHGHVRGLLGSWAALSTCHGLRGMFSDGNFSYGIEPVGTGEEQSDHIVYRMPDIDLFPPPCPGCSVNGTEPEEQTHGHVEGDGELRDGDDWSEEEKPVFTSGLRRSKRQVRRGQRTVQTETKYIELMVVNDHELFVQLRRSSTQTKNFAKAVVNMADAIYKEQLNTRIVLVAMETWSSENKVSVGDDALLTLRDFMKYRKESIKQRCDAVHLFSGRTFMSSRSEAAYIGGICSITRGGGINEFGSVGPMAITLSQSLGQNIGMLRNKERLAAEDCRCPDPWLGCIMEDTGYYLPRKFSRCSIDEYLRFLQQGGGSCLFNKPNKLLDPPECGNGYVELGEECDCGSLVECARSGANCCKKCTLTHNAMCSNGLCCRDCKYELRGVTCREAVNDCDIPETCMGDTSQCPHNVHKLDGYMCNAGQGRCYGGRCKTRDGQCRTLWGYNSADRFCYEKLNSEGTEKGNCGPDSSGQGWVQCNKQDVLCGLLLCTNLTDKPRFGELQGRLTSLTIHHQNRYLDCKGGHAVLDDGLDMGYVEDGTPCGPNMMCLERRCLPVTTFNLSTCPGSSSSRICSHHGTCSNEVKCICDPDYTGKDCSVFDPIPIPTPPEGPEKSRGPSGTNIIIGSVAGAILVAAIVLGGTGWGFKNIRRGRSSGV; this is encoded by the exons ATGCTCGCTGTGAGATGCCTGCTGTTCGCTGCAGTGTGTGCACGGTGCGCCGTGACAG GTCTGAGGGAGCGGGTGAGTCTGGAGGGGAGGCTGCCGCCTGCAGAGGAGCTGGTTCAGCCCAAGAGGCTCCTGCAACAGATTCACTCCGAGGAGGAGCTGATCCACAGCCGCCTGGACACCCGGGTCAAAAACTACACAGCTGGAGCGCAG CCCGTCCATCTGGCCCAGAGCAGCTTTTTGGTGGAGGCCTTTGGCACATCCTTCATCCTTGACCTGGAACTCAATCA CAACCTGCTGTCTACAGACTACGTGGAGCGTCACTACGACGAGAAGGGGCAGCTGTTACAGAATTTG GGAGGAGAGCACTGCTACTACCATGGGCATGTGCGGGGTCTGCTGGGCTCCTGGGCTGCTCTGTCCACCTGCCACGGCCTGCG GGGGATGTTTTCTGACGGGAACTTCTCGTACGGGATTGAGCCAGTTGGCACTGGAGAG GAGCAGAGCGACCACATTGTGTATCGTATGCCGGACATTGACCTCTTCCCGCCTCCCTGTCCAG gATGCTCCGTGAACGGCACAGAGCCTGAGGAGCAGACACACGGCCATGTTGAAGGAGACGGTGAGCTGAGGGATGGAGACGACTGGTCTGAAGAGGAGAAGCCCGTCTTCACATCAGGCCTGAGACGCTCAAAAAGACAA GTGCGGAGAGGCCAGCGCACCGTCCAGACTGAGACCAAGTATATCGAGCTGATGGTGGTCAACGACCATGAGCTG TTTGTGCAGCTCCGTCGCTCGTCCACTCAGACCAAGAACTTTGCCAAAGCGGTGGTGAACATGGCCGACGCG ATCTACAAGGAGCAGCTCAACACCCGCATCGTCCTGGTGGCCATGGAAACCTGGTCCTCTGAAAACAAGGTCTCTGTGGGCGACGACGCCTTGCTCACCCTGCGTGACTTCATGAAGTACAGGAAGGAGAGCATCAAGCAGCGCTGCGACGCTGTTCACCTCTTCTC TGGGAGGACGTTCATGAGCAGCCGCAGTGAGGCGGCCTACATCGGGGGAATCTGCTCCATCACTCGAGGTGGAGGCATCAACGAG TTTGGCAGCGTGGGCCCCATGGCCATCACTCTGAGTCAGAGCCTGGGCCAGAACATCGGCATGCTGAGGAACAAAGAGCGACTGGCTGCAG AAGACTGCCGGTGTCCAGACCCATGGCTGGGCTGCATCATGGAGGACACAGG TTACTACCTGCCCAGGAAGTTCTCTCGCTGCAGTATAGACGAGTACCTGCGCTTCCTCCAGCAGGGAGGAGGCAGCTGCCTCTTCAACAAGCCCAACAAG TTGTTGGACCCACCAGAGTGTGGGAACGGATATGTAGAGCTGGGAGAGGAGTGTGACTGTGGATCACTAGTG GAGTGTGCACGGAGTGGAGCCAACTGCTGCAAGAAGTGCACCCTTACCCACAATGCCATGTGCAGCAATGGGCTCTGCTGCAGGGACTGCAAG TATGAGCTGAGGGGGGTGACGTGCCGTGAGGCCGTTAACGACTGCGACATCCCTGAGACCTGCATGGGAGACACCAGCCAG TGTCCTCATAACGTCCACAAACTGGATGGCTACATGTGTAATGCAGGACAG GGTCGCTGTTACGGAGGCCGCTGTAAGACCAGAGATGGCCAGTGCAGGACGCTGTGGGGCTACA ACTCAGCCGACAGGTTCTGCTATGAGAAGCTGAACTCTGAGGGCACAGAGAAAGGAAACTGTGGCCCAGACTCCAGCGGTCAGGGATGGGTGCAGTGCAACAAGCA agacgtcctgtgcGGTTTGCTGCTGTGCACCAATCTGACAGATAAGCCGAGGTTTGGTGAGCTGCAGGGGAGGCTCACCAGTCTGACCATCCACCATCAGAACAGATACCTGGACTGCAA GGGCGGCCATGCAGTGTTGGACGATGGCTTGGATATGGGCTACGTGGAGGACGGGACACCATGTGGGCCAAACATGATGTGTTTGGAGCGTCGCTGCCTCCCTGTCACGACCTTCAACCTCAGCACCTGCCCGGGCTCCTCGTCCTCTCGCATCTGCTCGCACCACGGG ACTTGCAGCAACGAGGTGAAGTGTATCTGTGATCCAGACTACACTGGGAAGGACTGTAGCGTGTTTGACCCCATCCCCATCCCCACACCGCCAGAGGGACCAGAGAAAAGCAGAG GTCCCAGTGGCACCAATATCATAATAGGTTCGGTCGCTGGGGCCATTCTGGTGGCAGCGATAGTCCTGGGGGGAACTGGCTGGGGATTTAA GAACATCCGGAGAGGAAG
- the adam11 gene encoding disintegrin and metalloproteinase domain-containing protein 11 isoform X6, whose protein sequence is MLAVRCLLFAAVCARCAVTGLRERVSLEGRLPPAEELVQPKRLLQQIHSEEELIHSRLDTRVKNYTAGAQPVHLAQSSFLVEAFGTSFILDLELNHNLLSTDYVERHYDEKGQLLQNLGGEHCYYHGHVRGLLGSWAALSTCHGLRGMFSDGNFSYGIEPVGTGEEQSDHIVYRMPDIDLFPPPCPGCSVNGTEPEEQTHGHVEGDGELRDGDDWSEEEKPVFTSGLRRSKRQVRRGQRTVQTETKYIELMVVNDHELFVQLRRSSTQTKNFAKAVVNMADAIYKEQLNTRIVLVAMETWSSENKVSVGDDALLTLRDFMKYRKESIKQRCDAVHLFSGRTFMSSRSEAAYIGGICSITRGGGINEFGSVGPMAITLSQSLGQNIGMLRNKERLAAEDCRCPDPWLGCIMEDTGYYLPRKFSRCSIDEYLRFLQQGGGSCLFNKPNKLLDPPECGNGYVELGEECDCGSLVECARSGANCCKKCTLTHNAMCSNGLCCRDCKYELRGVTCREAVNDCDIPETCMGDTSQCPHNVHKLDGYMCNAGQGRCYGGRCKTRDGQCRTLWGYNSADRFCYEKLNSEGTEKGNCGPDSSGQGWVQCNKQDVLCGLLLCTNLTDKPRFGELQGRLTSLTIHHQNRYLDCKGGHAVLDDGLDMGYVEDGTPCGPNMMCLERRCLPVTTFNLSTCPGSSSSRICSHHGTCSNEVKCICDPDYTGKDCSVFDPIPIPTPPEGPEKSREFLCA, encoded by the exons ATGCTCGCTGTGAGATGCCTGCTGTTCGCTGCAGTGTGTGCACGGTGCGCCGTGACAG GTCTGAGGGAGCGGGTGAGTCTGGAGGGGAGGCTGCCGCCTGCAGAGGAGCTGGTTCAGCCCAAGAGGCTCCTGCAACAGATTCACTCCGAGGAGGAGCTGATCCACAGCCGCCTGGACACCCGGGTCAAAAACTACACAGCTGGAGCGCAG CCCGTCCATCTGGCCCAGAGCAGCTTTTTGGTGGAGGCCTTTGGCACATCCTTCATCCTTGACCTGGAACTCAATCA CAACCTGCTGTCTACAGACTACGTGGAGCGTCACTACGACGAGAAGGGGCAGCTGTTACAGAATTTG GGAGGAGAGCACTGCTACTACCATGGGCATGTGCGGGGTCTGCTGGGCTCCTGGGCTGCTCTGTCCACCTGCCACGGCCTGCG GGGGATGTTTTCTGACGGGAACTTCTCGTACGGGATTGAGCCAGTTGGCACTGGAGAG GAGCAGAGCGACCACATTGTGTATCGTATGCCGGACATTGACCTCTTCCCGCCTCCCTGTCCAG gATGCTCCGTGAACGGCACAGAGCCTGAGGAGCAGACACACGGCCATGTTGAAGGAGACGGTGAGCTGAGGGATGGAGACGACTGGTCTGAAGAGGAGAAGCCCGTCTTCACATCAGGCCTGAGACGCTCAAAAAGACAA GTGCGGAGAGGCCAGCGCACCGTCCAGACTGAGACCAAGTATATCGAGCTGATGGTGGTCAACGACCATGAGCTG TTTGTGCAGCTCCGTCGCTCGTCCACTCAGACCAAGAACTTTGCCAAAGCGGTGGTGAACATGGCCGACGCG ATCTACAAGGAGCAGCTCAACACCCGCATCGTCCTGGTGGCCATGGAAACCTGGTCCTCTGAAAACAAGGTCTCTGTGGGCGACGACGCCTTGCTCACCCTGCGTGACTTCATGAAGTACAGGAAGGAGAGCATCAAGCAGCGCTGCGACGCTGTTCACCTCTTCTC TGGGAGGACGTTCATGAGCAGCCGCAGTGAGGCGGCCTACATCGGGGGAATCTGCTCCATCACTCGAGGTGGAGGCATCAACGAG TTTGGCAGCGTGGGCCCCATGGCCATCACTCTGAGTCAGAGCCTGGGCCAGAACATCGGCATGCTGAGGAACAAAGAGCGACTGGCTGCAG AAGACTGCCGGTGTCCAGACCCATGGCTGGGCTGCATCATGGAGGACACAGG TTACTACCTGCCCAGGAAGTTCTCTCGCTGCAGTATAGACGAGTACCTGCGCTTCCTCCAGCAGGGAGGAGGCAGCTGCCTCTTCAACAAGCCCAACAAG TTGTTGGACCCACCAGAGTGTGGGAACGGATATGTAGAGCTGGGAGAGGAGTGTGACTGTGGATCACTAGTG GAGTGTGCACGGAGTGGAGCCAACTGCTGCAAGAAGTGCACCCTTACCCACAATGCCATGTGCAGCAATGGGCTCTGCTGCAGGGACTGCAAG TATGAGCTGAGGGGGGTGACGTGCCGTGAGGCCGTTAACGACTGCGACATCCCTGAGACCTGCATGGGAGACACCAGCCAG TGTCCTCATAACGTCCACAAACTGGATGGCTACATGTGTAATGCAGGACAG GGTCGCTGTTACGGAGGCCGCTGTAAGACCAGAGATGGCCAGTGCAGGACGCTGTGGGGCTACA ACTCAGCCGACAGGTTCTGCTATGAGAAGCTGAACTCTGAGGGCACAGAGAAAGGAAACTGTGGCCCAGACTCCAGCGGTCAGGGATGGGTGCAGTGCAACAAGCA agacgtcctgtgcGGTTTGCTGCTGTGCACCAATCTGACAGATAAGCCGAGGTTTGGTGAGCTGCAGGGGAGGCTCACCAGTCTGACCATCCACCATCAGAACAGATACCTGGACTGCAA GGGCGGCCATGCAGTGTTGGACGATGGCTTGGATATGGGCTACGTGGAGGACGGGACACCATGTGGGCCAAACATGATGTGTTTGGAGCGTCGCTGCCTCCCTGTCACGACCTTCAACCTCAGCACCTGCCCGGGCTCCTCGTCCTCTCGCATCTGCTCGCACCACGGG ACTTGCAGCAACGAGGTGAAGTGTATCTGTGATCCAGACTACACTGGGAAGGACTGTAGCGTGTTTGACCCCATCCCCATCCCCACACCGCCAGAGGGACCAGAGAAAAGCAGAG AATTCCTATGTGCTTAG
- the adam11 gene encoding disintegrin and metalloproteinase domain-containing protein 11 isoform X1, producing MLAVRCLLFAAVCARCAVTGLRERVSLEGRLPPAEELVQPKRLLQQIHSEEELIHSRLDTRVKNYTAGAQPVHLAQSSFLVEAFGTSFILDLELNHNLLSTDYVERHYDEKGQLLQNLGGEHCYYHGHVRGLLGSWAALSTCHGLRGMFSDGNFSYGIEPVGTGEEQSDHIVYRMPDIDLFPPPCPGCSVNGTEPEEQTHGHVEGDGELRDGDDWSEEEKPVFTSGLRRSKRQVRRGQRTVQTETKYIELMVVNDHELFVQLRRSSTQTKNFAKAVVNMADAIYKEQLNTRIVLVAMETWSSENKVSVGDDALLTLRDFMKYRKESIKQRCDAVHLFSGRTFMSSRSEAAYIGGICSITRGGGINEFGSVGPMAITLSQSLGQNIGMLRNKERLAAEDCRCPDPWLGCIMEDTGYYLPRKFSRCSIDEYLRFLQQGGGSCLFNKPNKLLDPPECGNGYVELGEECDCGSLVECARSGANCCKKCTLTHNAMCSNGLCCRDCKYELRGVTCREAVNDCDIPETCMGDTSQCPHNVHKLDGYMCNAGQGRCYGGRCKTRDGQCRTLWGYNSADRFCYEKLNSEGTEKGNCGPDSSGQGWVQCNKQDVLCGLLLCTNLTDKPRFGELQGRLTSLTIHHQNRYLDCKGGHAVLDDGLDMGYVEDGTPCGPNMMCLERRCLPVTTFNLSTCPGSSSSRICSHHGTCSNEVKCICDPDYTGKDCSVFDPIPIPTPPEGPEKSRGTSGEEDLRESESYLFAVLSSLHCVQSAPRRQNKDVFHLQALRPFLFFDVINRAPFIFSSWKASL from the exons ATGCTCGCTGTGAGATGCCTGCTGTTCGCTGCAGTGTGTGCACGGTGCGCCGTGACAG GTCTGAGGGAGCGGGTGAGTCTGGAGGGGAGGCTGCCGCCTGCAGAGGAGCTGGTTCAGCCCAAGAGGCTCCTGCAACAGATTCACTCCGAGGAGGAGCTGATCCACAGCCGCCTGGACACCCGGGTCAAAAACTACACAGCTGGAGCGCAG CCCGTCCATCTGGCCCAGAGCAGCTTTTTGGTGGAGGCCTTTGGCACATCCTTCATCCTTGACCTGGAACTCAATCA CAACCTGCTGTCTACAGACTACGTGGAGCGTCACTACGACGAGAAGGGGCAGCTGTTACAGAATTTG GGAGGAGAGCACTGCTACTACCATGGGCATGTGCGGGGTCTGCTGGGCTCCTGGGCTGCTCTGTCCACCTGCCACGGCCTGCG GGGGATGTTTTCTGACGGGAACTTCTCGTACGGGATTGAGCCAGTTGGCACTGGAGAG GAGCAGAGCGACCACATTGTGTATCGTATGCCGGACATTGACCTCTTCCCGCCTCCCTGTCCAG gATGCTCCGTGAACGGCACAGAGCCTGAGGAGCAGACACACGGCCATGTTGAAGGAGACGGTGAGCTGAGGGATGGAGACGACTGGTCTGAAGAGGAGAAGCCCGTCTTCACATCAGGCCTGAGACGCTCAAAAAGACAA GTGCGGAGAGGCCAGCGCACCGTCCAGACTGAGACCAAGTATATCGAGCTGATGGTGGTCAACGACCATGAGCTG TTTGTGCAGCTCCGTCGCTCGTCCACTCAGACCAAGAACTTTGCCAAAGCGGTGGTGAACATGGCCGACGCG ATCTACAAGGAGCAGCTCAACACCCGCATCGTCCTGGTGGCCATGGAAACCTGGTCCTCTGAAAACAAGGTCTCTGTGGGCGACGACGCCTTGCTCACCCTGCGTGACTTCATGAAGTACAGGAAGGAGAGCATCAAGCAGCGCTGCGACGCTGTTCACCTCTTCTC TGGGAGGACGTTCATGAGCAGCCGCAGTGAGGCGGCCTACATCGGGGGAATCTGCTCCATCACTCGAGGTGGAGGCATCAACGAG TTTGGCAGCGTGGGCCCCATGGCCATCACTCTGAGTCAGAGCCTGGGCCAGAACATCGGCATGCTGAGGAACAAAGAGCGACTGGCTGCAG AAGACTGCCGGTGTCCAGACCCATGGCTGGGCTGCATCATGGAGGACACAGG TTACTACCTGCCCAGGAAGTTCTCTCGCTGCAGTATAGACGAGTACCTGCGCTTCCTCCAGCAGGGAGGAGGCAGCTGCCTCTTCAACAAGCCCAACAAG TTGTTGGACCCACCAGAGTGTGGGAACGGATATGTAGAGCTGGGAGAGGAGTGTGACTGTGGATCACTAGTG GAGTGTGCACGGAGTGGAGCCAACTGCTGCAAGAAGTGCACCCTTACCCACAATGCCATGTGCAGCAATGGGCTCTGCTGCAGGGACTGCAAG TATGAGCTGAGGGGGGTGACGTGCCGTGAGGCCGTTAACGACTGCGACATCCCTGAGACCTGCATGGGAGACACCAGCCAG TGTCCTCATAACGTCCACAAACTGGATGGCTACATGTGTAATGCAGGACAG GGTCGCTGTTACGGAGGCCGCTGTAAGACCAGAGATGGCCAGTGCAGGACGCTGTGGGGCTACA ACTCAGCCGACAGGTTCTGCTATGAGAAGCTGAACTCTGAGGGCACAGAGAAAGGAAACTGTGGCCCAGACTCCAGCGGTCAGGGATGGGTGCAGTGCAACAAGCA agacgtcctgtgcGGTTTGCTGCTGTGCACCAATCTGACAGATAAGCCGAGGTTTGGTGAGCTGCAGGGGAGGCTCACCAGTCTGACCATCCACCATCAGAACAGATACCTGGACTGCAA GGGCGGCCATGCAGTGTTGGACGATGGCTTGGATATGGGCTACGTGGAGGACGGGACACCATGTGGGCCAAACATGATGTGTTTGGAGCGTCGCTGCCTCCCTGTCACGACCTTCAACCTCAGCACCTGCCCGGGCTCCTCGTCCTCTCGCATCTGCTCGCACCACGGG ACTTGCAGCAACGAGGTGAAGTGTATCTGTGATCCAGACTACACTGGGAAGGACTGTAGCGTGTTTGACCCCATCCCCATCCCCACACCGCCAGAGGGACCAGAGAAAAGCAGAG GAACATCCGGAGAGGAAG
- the adam11 gene encoding disintegrin and metalloproteinase domain-containing protein 11 isoform X3: MLAVRCLLFAAVCARCAVTGLRERVSLEGRLPPAEELVQPKRLLQQIHSEEELIHSRLDTRVKNYTAGAQPVHLAQSSFLVEAFGTSFILDLELNHNLLSTDYVERHYDEKGQLLQNLGGEHCYYHGHVRGLLGSWAALSTCHGLRGMFSDGNFSYGIEPVGTGEEQSDHIVYRMPDIDLFPPPCPGCSVNGTEPEEQTHGHVEGDGELRDGDDWSEEEKPVFTSGLRRSKRQVRRGQRTVQTETKYIELMVVNDHELFVQLRRSSTQTKNFAKAVVNMADAIYKEQLNTRIVLVAMETWSSENKVSVGDDALLTLRDFMKYRKESIKQRCDAVHLFSGRTFMSSRSEAAYIGGICSITRGGGINEFGSVGPMAITLSQSLGQNIGMLRNKERLAAEDCRCPDPWLGCIMEDTGYYLPRKFSRCSIDEYLRFLQQGGGSCLFNKPNKLLDPPECGNGYVELGEECDCGSLVECARSGANCCKKCTLTHNAMCSNGLCCRDCKYELRGVTCREAVNDCDIPETCMGDTSQCPHNVHKLDGYMCNAGQGRCYGGRCKTRDGQCRTLWGYNSADRFCYEKLNSEGTEKGNCGPDSSGQGWVQCNKQDVLCGLLLCTNLTDKPRFGELQGRLTSLTIHHQNRYLDCKGGHAVLDDGLDMGYVEDGTPCGPNMMCLERRCLPVTTFNLSTCPGSSSSRICSHHGTCSNEVKCICDPDYTGKDCSVFDPIPIPTPPEGPEKSRGPSGTNIIIGSVAGAILVAAIVLGGTGWGFKNIRRGSMEAKRTRSHRN, encoded by the exons ATGCTCGCTGTGAGATGCCTGCTGTTCGCTGCAGTGTGTGCACGGTGCGCCGTGACAG GTCTGAGGGAGCGGGTGAGTCTGGAGGGGAGGCTGCCGCCTGCAGAGGAGCTGGTTCAGCCCAAGAGGCTCCTGCAACAGATTCACTCCGAGGAGGAGCTGATCCACAGCCGCCTGGACACCCGGGTCAAAAACTACACAGCTGGAGCGCAG CCCGTCCATCTGGCCCAGAGCAGCTTTTTGGTGGAGGCCTTTGGCACATCCTTCATCCTTGACCTGGAACTCAATCA CAACCTGCTGTCTACAGACTACGTGGAGCGTCACTACGACGAGAAGGGGCAGCTGTTACAGAATTTG GGAGGAGAGCACTGCTACTACCATGGGCATGTGCGGGGTCTGCTGGGCTCCTGGGCTGCTCTGTCCACCTGCCACGGCCTGCG GGGGATGTTTTCTGACGGGAACTTCTCGTACGGGATTGAGCCAGTTGGCACTGGAGAG GAGCAGAGCGACCACATTGTGTATCGTATGCCGGACATTGACCTCTTCCCGCCTCCCTGTCCAG gATGCTCCGTGAACGGCACAGAGCCTGAGGAGCAGACACACGGCCATGTTGAAGGAGACGGTGAGCTGAGGGATGGAGACGACTGGTCTGAAGAGGAGAAGCCCGTCTTCACATCAGGCCTGAGACGCTCAAAAAGACAA GTGCGGAGAGGCCAGCGCACCGTCCAGACTGAGACCAAGTATATCGAGCTGATGGTGGTCAACGACCATGAGCTG TTTGTGCAGCTCCGTCGCTCGTCCACTCAGACCAAGAACTTTGCCAAAGCGGTGGTGAACATGGCCGACGCG ATCTACAAGGAGCAGCTCAACACCCGCATCGTCCTGGTGGCCATGGAAACCTGGTCCTCTGAAAACAAGGTCTCTGTGGGCGACGACGCCTTGCTCACCCTGCGTGACTTCATGAAGTACAGGAAGGAGAGCATCAAGCAGCGCTGCGACGCTGTTCACCTCTTCTC TGGGAGGACGTTCATGAGCAGCCGCAGTGAGGCGGCCTACATCGGGGGAATCTGCTCCATCACTCGAGGTGGAGGCATCAACGAG TTTGGCAGCGTGGGCCCCATGGCCATCACTCTGAGTCAGAGCCTGGGCCAGAACATCGGCATGCTGAGGAACAAAGAGCGACTGGCTGCAG AAGACTGCCGGTGTCCAGACCCATGGCTGGGCTGCATCATGGAGGACACAGG TTACTACCTGCCCAGGAAGTTCTCTCGCTGCAGTATAGACGAGTACCTGCGCTTCCTCCAGCAGGGAGGAGGCAGCTGCCTCTTCAACAAGCCCAACAAG TTGTTGGACCCACCAGAGTGTGGGAACGGATATGTAGAGCTGGGAGAGGAGTGTGACTGTGGATCACTAGTG GAGTGTGCACGGAGTGGAGCCAACTGCTGCAAGAAGTGCACCCTTACCCACAATGCCATGTGCAGCAATGGGCTCTGCTGCAGGGACTGCAAG TATGAGCTGAGGGGGGTGACGTGCCGTGAGGCCGTTAACGACTGCGACATCCCTGAGACCTGCATGGGAGACACCAGCCAG TGTCCTCATAACGTCCACAAACTGGATGGCTACATGTGTAATGCAGGACAG GGTCGCTGTTACGGAGGCCGCTGTAAGACCAGAGATGGCCAGTGCAGGACGCTGTGGGGCTACA ACTCAGCCGACAGGTTCTGCTATGAGAAGCTGAACTCTGAGGGCACAGAGAAAGGAAACTGTGGCCCAGACTCCAGCGGTCAGGGATGGGTGCAGTGCAACAAGCA agacgtcctgtgcGGTTTGCTGCTGTGCACCAATCTGACAGATAAGCCGAGGTTTGGTGAGCTGCAGGGGAGGCTCACCAGTCTGACCATCCACCATCAGAACAGATACCTGGACTGCAA GGGCGGCCATGCAGTGTTGGACGATGGCTTGGATATGGGCTACGTGGAGGACGGGACACCATGTGGGCCAAACATGATGTGTTTGGAGCGTCGCTGCCTCCCTGTCACGACCTTCAACCTCAGCACCTGCCCGGGCTCCTCGTCCTCTCGCATCTGCTCGCACCACGGG ACTTGCAGCAACGAGGTGAAGTGTATCTGTGATCCAGACTACACTGGGAAGGACTGTAGCGTGTTTGACCCCATCCCCATCCCCACACCGCCAGAGGGACCAGAGAAAAGCAGAG GTCCCAGTGGCACCAATATCATAATAGGTTCGGTCGCTGGGGCCATTCTGGTGGCAGCGATAGTCCTGGGGGGAACTGGCTGGGGATTTAA GAACATCCGGAGAGGAAG